From the Manis pentadactyla isolate mManPen7 chromosome 7, mManPen7.hap1, whole genome shotgun sequence genome, one window contains:
- the RNF122 gene encoding RING finger protein 122 isoform X1 — protein MHPFQWCNGCFCGLGLVSTNKSCSMPPISFQDLPLNIYMVIFGTGIFVFMLSLIFCCYFISKLRNQAQSERYGYKEVVLKGDARKLQLYGQTCAVCLEDFKGKDELGLLPCQHAFHRKCLVKWLEVRCVCPMCNKPIAGPSEATQSIGILLDELV, from the exons ATGCACCCATTCCAGTGGTGTAACG GGTGTTTCTGTGGCCTGGGACTGGTTAGCACCAACAAGTCCTGCTCGATGCCACCCATCAGTTTCCAGGACCTTCCTCTCAACATCTACATGGTCATCTTTGGTACAGGCATCTTTGTCTTCATGCTCAGCCTCATCTTCTGCTGCTATTTCATCAG CAAACTGCGGAACCAGGCGCAGAGTGAGCGATACGGCTATAAGGAG GTGGTGCTTAAGGGTGATGCCAGGAAGTTACAGTTATATGGG CAGACCTGTGCAGTCTGTCTGGAGGACTTCAAGGGGAAGGACGAGCTAGGGCTGCTGCCGTGCCAACACGCCTTTCACCGCAA GTGTCTTGTGAAGTGGCTGGAAGTGCGCTGTGTGTGCCCGATGTGTAACAAGCCCATCGCCGGACCCTCAGAGGCCACCCAGAGCATTGGGATCCTGTTGGATGAGCTGGTGTGA
- the RNF122 gene encoding RING finger protein 122 isoform X2, with protein sequence MHPFQWCNGCFCGLGLVSTNKSCSMPPISFQDLPLNIYMVIFGTGIFVFMLSLIFCCYFISKLRNQAQSERYGYKEVVLKGDARKLQLYGTCAVCLEDFKGKDELGLLPCQHAFHRKCLVKWLEVRCVCPMCNKPIAGPSEATQSIGILLDELV encoded by the exons ATGCACCCATTCCAGTGGTGTAACG GGTGTTTCTGTGGCCTGGGACTGGTTAGCACCAACAAGTCCTGCTCGATGCCACCCATCAGTTTCCAGGACCTTCCTCTCAACATCTACATGGTCATCTTTGGTACAGGCATCTTTGTCTTCATGCTCAGCCTCATCTTCTGCTGCTATTTCATCAG CAAACTGCGGAACCAGGCGCAGAGTGAGCGATACGGCTATAAGGAG GTGGTGCTTAAGGGTGATGCCAGGAAGTTACAGTTATATGGG ACCTGTGCAGTCTGTCTGGAGGACTTCAAGGGGAAGGACGAGCTAGGGCTGCTGCCGTGCCAACACGCCTTTCACCGCAA GTGTCTTGTGAAGTGGCTGGAAGTGCGCTGTGTGTGCCCGATGTGTAACAAGCCCATCGCCGGACCCTCAGAGGCCACCCAGAGCATTGGGATCCTGTTGGATGAGCTGGTGTGA